In the Acidimicrobiales bacterium genome, CGGTGGTGGGCACGCTGTGGTCGCGAGCTGGAGGCGTGGTCGCCCACCCTGACAACGCGTACCGGCTGCTGCGCGAGCAGGAGCAGCTCGCGCTGGTCTTCCCCGAGGGCACCAAGGGCACCAGCAAGCTCTACGGCGAGCGCTACAAGCTGCGCCGGTTCGGCCGCGGGGGTTTCGTGGAGATCGCGCTGCGAGCCGGCGCGCCGATCGTGCCGCTGGCGGTGGTGGGCGCCGAGGAAGCCATGCCGGTCCTCTACAACGTCAAGCCGGTGGCGAAGGCGCTCGGGGTGCCGTACTTGCCGATCACCGCCAACATGTTGGCGTTCGGCCCGCTGCTCGGCCTGGTGGGCTACTTCCCCGCCAAGATCAAGATCCGGGTCCTCGAACCGGTGCATTTCGAGGTCGAGCCCGACAAGGCGCGCTACTCCCGGTCGTTGATCATGGAAGCGGCCGAAGGCATCCGCCAGCAGATCCAAGAAGCGCTGCACGACATGCTGCGCGAGCGCCAGTCGGTGTGGAAGGGCTGAGCTGGTGGGGCGACGCGTCCTGATCACCGGCCTCGGCACGTTCTGGGGTGGCCGCACCGCGCAAGCGCTCGAAGCCGACCCTGACGTCGACGTGATCATCGGGCTCGACAAGACCGAGCCGACCATCGAGCTCGAGCGCACCGAGTTCGTCCGCACCGACGAGAACTACTCGATCCTGAGCCGCATCGTCCGGGCCACGGGTGTCGACACCGTGGTCCACACGTTCCTGGTGGTCGACTCCACGCAGATGACCTCCACGCAGCTCCACGAGATCAACGTCATCGGCACCATGAACTTGTTCGCGGCCGCATCGGCCGAGGGGTCCACCGTCGAGCAGGTGGTGGTGAAGTCGTCGTCGCTGGTGTACGGCGCCGGACCCCGCGATCCGTACTGGTTCCGCGAGTCCACCCGACGGGTCGAACCGGTTCGCACCCGCATCGAGCGCAGCTTGCTCGAGGTCGAGGGCTACGTGCGCGACTTCGCCCTCGACAACCCGCACGTGGCGGTCAGCTTGTTGCGGTTCTCCAACGTGATCGGCCCCGACCTGTCCACGCCGCTCATCCGGGCGCTGCAGCTCCCGCTGGTGCCAGCGGTGTTCGGCTTCGATCCGCGCTTTCAGTTCCTCCACGAGGACGACGTCGTGCGAGCGCTCCGGTTCGCGTTCGACACCCGCTTGGCCGGGGTCTTCAACGTGGCGGGCGACGGGCTGCTCCCGTGGAGCGAGGTCGTGGCGATGTGCGGCAAGCGCCGGAGCTACCTGCCGTTCGTCGGTACCACGCAGTTCGCCGCCATGTTGCGCCGGGTGGGCATCGAGCTGCCGCCCGAGACCGTGGCGCTGCTTCGCAACGGCCGCGGGGTCGACAACCGGCTCTTGAAGGCCGCCGGGTTCGAGTACAGCTACACGTCGGCGGGAGCGGTCGAGGCATTCGTGAAGGC is a window encoding:
- a CDS encoding lysophospholipid acyltransferase family protein; translation: MAERKRSVPKPKSVPVAELSRDDEPIEAALANGSRSRGRGDLVPVRRGQSDTEPEPLPDPRLGDVDEWGRSEHMRELVRQLYDPMYRRYFRVEWEGLDRIPTEGGALLVSNHAGAIPADAPAIMHGIETELGRPVYGLADYFFRTVPVVGTLWSRAGGVVAHPDNAYRLLREQEQLALVFPEGTKGTSKLYGERYKLRRFGRGGFVEIALRAGAPIVPLAVVGAEEAMPVLYNVKPVAKALGVPYLPITANMLAFGPLLGLVGYFPAKIKIRVLEPVHFEVEPDKARYSRSLIMEAAEGIRQQIQEALHDMLRERQSVWKG
- a CDS encoding NAD-dependent epimerase/dehydratase family protein → MGRRVLITGLGTFWGGRTAQALEADPDVDVIIGLDKTEPTIELERTEFVRTDENYSILSRIVRATGVDTVVHTFLVVDSTQMTSTQLHEINVIGTMNLFAAASAEGSTVEQVVVKSSSLVYGAGPRDPYWFRESTRRVEPVRTRIERSLLEVEGYVRDFALDNPHVAVSLLRFSNVIGPDLSTPLIRALQLPLVPAVFGFDPRFQFLHEDDVVRALRFAFDTRLAGVFNVAGDGLLPWSEVVAMCGKRRSYLPFVGTTQFAAMLRRVGIELPPETVALLRNGRGVDNRLLKAAGFEYSYTSAGAVEAFVKASRLRSTVGNIEPEYHYDQDLETFFQHSPAVLRDQ